Proteins co-encoded in one Mycobacterium mantenii genomic window:
- the ripC gene encoding peptidoglycan hydrolase RipC: MRLDSRYPVARVLTRSAIGALAGFAIFSGVMTAPAWADPAEDATAKLHELSRQAEQTTEAMHSAQLDLNDKLAAQRAADKKHNDDQAAVDAAKAHLASFQDSVNKLAAATYMGGRVDGMEAILTAGSPQGLIDKLAVQRVMATQMASQMKSYRIAGDQAVKAERESAKSAADAKSAAEQAAAVRASLQSKQSQLQVQIAVVKSEYLSLTADQRTALANPAPAAAPAPGAPAPDAAPPGAAPGQAPGEAPPAGGMPGMPGSIPGGVGGGDRATVVQAALTQVGSPYVWGGAAPGGFDCSGLVMWAFQQAGISLPHSSQALAHGGQPVSLGDLQPGDVLTFYSDASHTGIYIGDGMMIHSSTYGVPVRVVPMGSGGPIYDARRY; the protein is encoded by the coding sequence TTGAGGCTTGACTCTAGGTACCCGGTTGCGCGTGTCCTCACACGTTCGGCCATAGGGGCACTAGCTGGCTTCGCAATCTTCTCCGGCGTCATGACCGCCCCCGCGTGGGCCGACCCGGCCGAAGACGCCACGGCAAAACTTCACGAACTGTCCCGCCAGGCCGAGCAGACCACCGAGGCGATGCACAGCGCCCAGCTCGATCTGAACGACAAGCTGGCCGCGCAGCGCGCCGCGGACAAGAAGCACAACGACGACCAGGCCGCGGTCGATGCGGCCAAGGCGCACCTGGCGTCGTTTCAAGACTCGGTCAACAAGCTGGCCGCCGCAACCTACATGGGTGGGCGCGTCGACGGCATGGAAGCCATCCTGACCGCCGGCTCACCGCAGGGCCTGATCGACAAGCTGGCCGTGCAGCGGGTGATGGCCACGCAGATGGCCAGCCAGATGAAGAGCTACCGGATCGCCGGGGACCAGGCCGTCAAGGCCGAGCGGGAGTCCGCCAAGTCCGCCGCCGACGCCAAGAGCGCCGCCGAGCAGGCGGCCGCTGTCCGGGCAAGCCTGCAGTCCAAGCAGAGCCAGCTGCAGGTGCAGATCGCGGTCGTCAAGTCGGAGTACCTCTCGTTGACCGCCGATCAGCGCACCGCGCTGGCCAATCCGGCACCCGCGGCCGCGCCGGCCCCTGGTGCCCCGGCGCCAGACGCGGCACCCCCGGGCGCGGCTCCCGGGCAGGCCCCGGGCGAGGCTCCGCCCGCCGGTGGCATGCCCGGCATGCCAGGCTCGATCCCCGGCGGGGTCGGCGGCGGTGACCGCGCGACCGTCGTGCAGGCCGCACTGACCCAGGTCGGTTCGCCCTACGTGTGGGGCGGCGCCGCGCCCGGCGGATTCGACTGCTCGGGCCTGGTGATGTGGGCGTTCCAGCAGGCCGGGATCTCGCTGCCGCACTCCAGCCAGGCGCTGGCCCACGGTGGCCAGCCCGTTTCGCTCGGGGATCTGCAGCCAGGCGACGTGCTGACCTTCTACTCCGACGCATCGCATACCGGCATCTACATCGGTGACGGCATGATGATCCACTCCTCCACCTACGGCGTGCCGGTACGGGTGGTGCCGATGGGCTCCGGTGGCCCGATCTACGACGCCCGCCGTTACTAG
- the pimB gene encoding GDP-mannose-dependent alpha-(1-6)-phosphatidylinositol monomannoside mannosyltransferase produces the protein MSRVLLVTNDFPPRPGGIQSYLGEFVDRLVDAGSHSVTVYAPQWKGAEAYDEAACYRVVRHPGTLMLPGPAVDTRMRRLIGELGIDTVWFGAAAPLALLAQRARGAGASRVVASTHGHEVGWSMLPVARSVLRRIGDDTDVVTFVSRYTRSRFAPAFGPKASLEYLPSGVDTDRFRPDPAARAELRHRYGLGERPTVVCVSRLVPRKGQDMLIKALPSIRRRVPGAALVIVGGGPYADPLRVLARDCGVADDVTFTGGVPAAELPTHHALADVFAMPCRTRGAGLDVEGLGIVFLEASATGVPVIAGNSGGAPETVQHNKTGLVVNGREVDQIADAVTELLTDRDRAAAMGAAGRDWVTAQWRWDTLAQRLGTLLG, from the coding sequence GTGAGTCGGGTCCTGCTGGTAACCAACGACTTTCCGCCCCGACCGGGCGGCATCCAGTCGTACCTCGGTGAGTTCGTCGACCGGCTCGTCGACGCCGGGTCGCATTCGGTGACGGTGTACGCGCCGCAGTGGAAGGGCGCCGAGGCTTACGACGAGGCCGCCTGCTACCGGGTGGTGCGCCACCCGGGCACGCTGATGTTGCCCGGACCCGCGGTCGACACCCGGATGCGGCGGCTGATCGGCGAGCTCGGCATCGACACCGTCTGGTTCGGCGCGGCCGCCCCGCTGGCGCTGCTGGCCCAGCGGGCCCGCGGGGCCGGGGCGAGCCGGGTGGTGGCCAGCACGCACGGCCACGAGGTCGGCTGGTCGATGCTTCCGGTCGCGCGCTCGGTGCTGCGCCGCATCGGCGACGACACCGACGTCGTCACGTTCGTCAGCCGCTATACCCGGTCCCGCTTCGCGCCGGCCTTCGGCCCCAAGGCCTCGCTGGAATACCTGCCGTCCGGGGTGGACACCGACCGGTTCCGGCCCGATCCGGCGGCCCGGGCCGAACTGCGTCACCGCTACGGGCTGGGGGAGCGGCCCACCGTGGTGTGCGTGTCCCGGCTGGTGCCGCGCAAAGGCCAGGACATGCTGATCAAGGCGCTCCCGTCGATCCGGCGACGAGTCCCCGGCGCCGCCCTGGTGATCGTCGGCGGTGGCCCCTACGCCGACCCGCTGCGCGTACTGGCCCGCGACTGCGGGGTGGCCGACGACGTGACGTTCACCGGCGGGGTACCGGCCGCCGAGTTGCCCACGCATCACGCGCTGGCCGACGTGTTCGCGATGCCGTGCCGCACCCGCGGCGCCGGGCTGGATGTCGAGGGGCTGGGCATCGTATTCCTCGAGGCGTCGGCGACCGGCGTGCCGGTCATCGCCGGAAATTCCGGGGGAGCGCCAGAAACGGTGCAGCACAACAAAACCGGGCTGGTCGTAAATGGCCGCGAGGTGGACCAGATCGCCGACGCCGTCACCGAATTGCTGACCGATCGCGACCGGGCCGCGGCGATGGGCGCGGCCGGGCGCGACTGGGTGACGGCCCAGTGGCGCTGGGACACCCTGGCGCAACGGTTGGGGACGCTGCTCGGCTGA
- a CDS encoding polyketide cyclase / dehydrase and lipid transport, whose translation MNSIQIADETFVAADGARVSAAVADQSSWRRWWPDLRLQVVEDRREKGIRWSVTGALTGTMEIWLEPSLDGVVLHYFLHAEPTGVAAWQLAKLNLAKMTHRRRVAGKKMAFEVKTTLERSRPVGVSPVV comes from the coding sequence ATGAACAGCATCCAGATCGCGGATGAGACGTTTGTCGCCGCCGACGGCGCCCGGGTGAGCGCCGCGGTTGCCGATCAGTCGAGCTGGCGCCGCTGGTGGCCTGACCTGCGGCTGCAGGTCGTCGAGGATCGCAGGGAGAAGGGCATCCGGTGGTCGGTCACCGGCGCGCTGACCGGCACCATGGAGATCTGGCTGGAACCGTCGCTGGACGGCGTCGTGCTGCACTACTTCCTGCACGCCGAGCCGACCGGGGTGGCGGCCTGGCAGCTGGCCAAGCTGAACTTGGCAAAGATGACGCACCGCCGTCGGGTGGCGGGAAAGAAAATGGCCTTCGAGGTCAAGACGACACTGGAACGTTCACGTCCGGTCGGAGTTTCTCCGGTAGTTTAG
- a CDS encoding AMP-dependent synthetase/ligase gives MREYSVPARFTVGEHDNIAAMVFEHERDDADFVIYQRQVDGEWTDVTCAEAAHQIRSAALGLISLGVQAGDRVSIFSATRYEWAILDLAILAVGAVTVPIYETSSAEQVRWVLQDSEAVLAFAETDEHAAMVTELTAELPSLRRVLHIDGSGPKGLDQLVEAGAEVEPAELTARLEALRAEDPATLIYTSGTTGRPKGCQLTHSNLLYETRGAKESLPTLLDEGQRLLVFLPLAHVLARSLTLSAFANKVTVGFTSDIKNLVPLFAVFKPTVVVSVPRVFEKVYNTAEQNAANDGKGKIFAAAVQTAVDWSEAQDRGRRGLALRAKHALFDRLVYTKLRAALGGNCHAAVSGGAPLGSRLGHFYRGVGLTIHEGYGLTETSSAITVNQVGNVKIGTVGTLVPGNSMRIADDGELLVRGGVVFSGYWRNEQATSDAFTDGWFKTGDLGVLDEDGFLKITGRKKEIIVTAGGKNVAPAVLEDRLRAHPLISQAMVVGDNKPFIGALITIDPEAFDGWKQRNQKGAGASVGDLATDPDLVAEVDAAIKDANQAVSHAESIRKFRILPVDFTEDTGELTPTMKVKRNVVAEKFASDIEAIYQSE, from the coding sequence GTGCGTGAGTACAGCGTCCCCGCCCGCTTCACCGTCGGCGAACACGACAACATCGCGGCGATGGTCTTCGAACACGAGCGCGATGACGCCGACTTCGTCATCTACCAACGTCAAGTCGACGGCGAGTGGACCGACGTCACCTGTGCAGAGGCGGCTCACCAGATCCGCTCGGCCGCACTCGGTTTGATCTCCCTGGGCGTGCAGGCCGGTGACCGGGTGTCCATCTTCTCGGCCACCCGCTACGAGTGGGCGATCCTCGACCTGGCGATCCTGGCGGTCGGCGCGGTCACCGTGCCCATCTATGAGACGTCGTCGGCCGAGCAGGTGCGCTGGGTGCTGCAGGACTCCGAGGCGGTGCTGGCGTTCGCCGAGACCGACGAGCACGCGGCGATGGTCACCGAGCTGACCGCCGAACTGCCGTCGCTGCGCCGCGTGCTGCACATCGACGGTTCGGGCCCCAAGGGGCTCGACCAGCTGGTGGAGGCCGGCGCAGAGGTGGAACCGGCCGAGCTGACCGCCCGCCTCGAGGCGCTGCGGGCCGAGGATCCGGCGACGCTCATCTACACCTCGGGCACCACCGGCCGGCCCAAGGGCTGCCAGCTGACGCACTCGAATCTGCTGTACGAGACCCGCGGCGCCAAGGAAAGCCTGCCGACACTGCTCGACGAGGGTCAGCGGCTGCTGGTTTTCCTGCCGTTGGCGCACGTGCTGGCGCGCTCTCTGACGCTGTCCGCGTTCGCCAACAAGGTCACCGTCGGATTCACCAGCGACATCAAGAACCTGGTGCCGCTGTTCGCCGTGTTCAAACCGACGGTGGTGGTGTCGGTCCCGCGGGTGTTCGAGAAGGTTTACAACACGGCCGAGCAGAACGCCGCGAACGACGGCAAGGGCAAGATCTTCGCAGCGGCCGTGCAGACCGCCGTCGACTGGAGCGAGGCGCAGGACCGCGGCCGCCGCGGGCTCGCACTGCGCGCCAAGCATGCCCTGTTCGACCGGCTGGTGTACACCAAACTCCGCGCCGCGCTGGGCGGAAACTGCCACGCGGCCGTGTCCGGCGGCGCGCCGCTGGGCTCGCGGCTGGGGCACTTCTACCGCGGCGTGGGCCTGACCATTCACGAGGGCTACGGCCTCACCGAGACCAGCTCGGCGATCACCGTCAACCAGGTCGGCAACGTCAAGATCGGGACCGTCGGAACGTTGGTGCCCGGCAACAGCATGCGCATCGCCGACGACGGCGAACTGCTGGTGCGCGGCGGCGTCGTGTTCAGCGGCTACTGGCGCAACGAGCAGGCCACCAGCGACGCCTTCACCGACGGCTGGTTCAAGACCGGCGATCTGGGCGTGCTCGACGAAGACGGCTTCCTGAAGATCACCGGGCGCAAGAAGGAGATCATCGTCACCGCGGGCGGCAAGAATGTCGCGCCGGCCGTCCTGGAGGACCGGCTGCGGGCCCACCCGTTGATCAGTCAGGCGATGGTGGTCGGGGACAACAAGCCGTTCATCGGCGCGTTGATCACCATCGACCCGGAAGCGTTCGACGGCTGGAAGCAGCGCAACCAGAAGGGGGCCGGCGCGTCGGTGGGCGATCTGGCCACCGATCCCGACCTGGTCGCCGAGGTGGACGCGGCCATCAAGGACGCCAATCAGGCGGTGTCGCACGCGGAGTCGATCCGCAAGTTCCGCATCTTGCCGGTCGACTTCACCGAGGACACCGGTGAACTGACGCCGACGATGAAGGTCAAGCGCAACGTGGTGGCCGAGAAGTTCGCCTCCGACATCGAGGCCATCTACCAGTCTGAGTAG
- a CDS encoding polyadenylate-specific 3'-exoribonuclease AS, whose amino-acid sequence MRYFYDTEFIEDGRTIELISIGVAAEDGREYYAVSTEFDPERAGPWVRANVLPKLPPPASQLWRSRRRIREDLEEFFGLNSGKATTEPIELWAWVAAYDHVALCQLWGTMPELPRSIPRFTRELRQLWEDRGSPQMPPRPTDAHDALVDARDQLRRYRLITAGDPDAGCDEPAESRSR is encoded by the coding sequence GTGCGGTATTTCTACGACACCGAGTTCATCGAGGACGGCCGCACCATCGAGCTGATCTCGATCGGGGTGGCCGCCGAAGACGGCCGCGAGTACTACGCCGTATCCACGGAATTCGACCCCGAGCGCGCCGGCCCCTGGGTGCGCGCCAACGTGCTGCCCAAGCTGCCGCCCCCTGCGTCGCAGCTGTGGCGTTCCCGCCGCCGGATCCGGGAAGACCTGGAGGAGTTCTTCGGCCTGAATTCAGGCAAGGCGACCACCGAGCCGATCGAACTGTGGGCGTGGGTGGCGGCCTACGACCACGTGGCCCTGTGCCAACTCTGGGGAACCATGCCTGAGTTACCGCGATCCATTCCCCGCTTCACCCGTGAACTGCGGCAATTGTGGGAAGACCGGGGCAGCCCGCAAATGCCGCCGCGGCCGACGGATGCCCACGACGCGCTGGTCGACGCCCGCGATCAGCTCCGCAGATACCGGCTCATCACCGCCGGGGACCCAGACGCCGGGTGCGACGAGCCCGCCGAGTCGCGCTCGCGCTGA
- a CDS encoding glycosyltransferase 87 family protein, whose amino-acid sequence MSTRQAPGVGKRPGWALWWGLAWLGAAAGLSYAAWQLFGHTPYRIDIDVYQMGARAWMDGHPLYRGDVLFHTPIVDLPFTYPPLAAIVFCPFAWMHMPTASVAITALTLVLLVVSTVIVLTRLDVWSASTTLPGPAGLRRWWLAIVIAAAATIWLEPISSNFAFGQINVVLMTLVIADCVPRRTPWPRGLLLGLGMALKLTPAVFLLYFLLRRDNRAALIALVSFVGATLLGFALAWNDSWEYWTHTVHHTDRIGSASLNTDQNIAGALARLGLGEQERSLLWVAASLLVLAVTVWAMRRVLRADEPTLALVCVALFGLVVSPVSWSHHWVWVLPAVLVTGIVGWRRRTAALMVISAVGVALTRWSPIDLLPKHHEASAVWWRQVAGMSYVWWALAVIVTVGFTVAARGVSRNAAPQQLTPATAVG is encoded by the coding sequence ATGAGTACACGGCAGGCGCCCGGCGTGGGCAAGCGTCCCGGGTGGGCGCTGTGGTGGGGGCTGGCCTGGCTGGGGGCCGCCGCCGGGCTGAGTTATGCGGCGTGGCAGCTGTTCGGGCACACGCCCTATCGCATCGACATCGACGTCTACCAGATGGGCGCCCGGGCCTGGATGGACGGCCACCCGCTGTACCGCGGGGACGTGCTGTTCCACACCCCGATCGTGGATCTGCCGTTCACCTATCCGCCGCTGGCCGCCATCGTGTTCTGCCCGTTCGCCTGGATGCACATGCCCACCGCCAGCGTGGCGATCACCGCCCTGACGCTGGTGCTGCTGGTCGTGTCGACCGTGATCGTGCTGACCCGCCTCGACGTCTGGAGCGCCTCGACGACGCTGCCCGGGCCGGCCGGGCTGCGCCGGTGGTGGCTGGCGATCGTCATCGCGGCGGCGGCGACGATCTGGCTGGAACCGATCAGCTCGAACTTCGCCTTCGGCCAGATCAACGTCGTGCTGATGACGCTGGTGATCGCCGACTGCGTGCCGCGGCGCACGCCGTGGCCGCGCGGGCTGCTGCTGGGCCTGGGCATGGCGCTCAAGCTGACCCCGGCCGTGTTCCTGCTGTATTTCCTGCTGAGGCGCGACAACCGCGCGGCGCTGATCGCGCTGGTGTCTTTCGTTGGGGCGACGCTGCTCGGTTTTGCTCTGGCCTGGAACGACTCGTGGGAGTACTGGACGCACACCGTGCATCACACCGACCGCATCGGTTCCGCGTCGTTGAACACCGACCAGAACATCGCCGGAGCCCTGGCCCGGCTGGGTCTGGGAGAGCAGGAGCGCTCCCTGCTCTGGGTGGCCGCGTCGCTGCTGGTGCTGGCGGTGACGGTGTGGGCGATGCGACGGGTGCTGCGCGCCGACGAGCCCACCCTCGCGCTGGTGTGCGTCGCGCTGTTCGGGCTGGTGGTGTCGCCGGTGTCCTGGTCGCACCACTGGGTCTGGGTGCTGCCGGCGGTGCTGGTGACGGGGATTGTGGGCTGGCGGCGCCGCACCGCGGCGCTGATGGTGATCAGCGCCGTCGGGGTGGCGCTGACGCGCTGGTCGCCGATCGACCTGCTTCCCAAGCACCACGAGGCCAGCGCGGTCTGGTGGCGTCAGGTCGCCGGGATGTCCTACGTGTGGTGGGCGCTGGCGGTCATCGTCACGGTCGGGTTCACCGTCGCCGCCCGCGGAGTTTCGCGGAATGCGGCTCCGCAGCAGTTGACGCCGGCGACCGCCGTCGGCTAG
- a CDS encoding SRPBCC family protein: MAEKTTQTIYIEADPDTVMQVIADIDSYPQWISEYKEAEVQEKDADGYPKVARIVLDATVLKDTMVMSYEWPKDRQSVSWTLVSSSLLRSLEGSYRLAAKGSGTEVTYELSVDLAMPMIGLLKRKAERRLTDTALKDLKKRVEAE; this comes from the coding sequence GTGGCGGAGAAGACGACGCAAACCATCTACATCGAAGCCGACCCGGACACCGTGATGCAGGTGATCGCGGATATCGATTCCTATCCGCAGTGGATCTCGGAGTACAAGGAAGCCGAGGTTCAGGAGAAGGACGCCGACGGCTACCCCAAAGTGGCGCGGATCGTCCTGGACGCCACGGTGCTCAAGGACACGATGGTGATGTCCTACGAGTGGCCCAAAGATCGCCAGTCGGTGAGCTGGACGCTGGTGTCGAGCTCACTGCTGCGTTCCCTTGAAGGCTCATATCGGTTGGCGGCCAAGGGATCTGGCACCGAAGTCACCTACGAACTCTCCGTTGACCTGGCCATGCCGATGATCGGCCTGCTCAAGCGCAAGGCCGAGCGCCGGCTGACCGACACCGCGTTGAAGGATCTCAAGAAACGAGTCGAGGCTGAGTGA
- a CDS encoding lysophospholipid acyltransferase family protein, which yields MWYWLFKYVLLGPLLSLLGRPKVEGLEHVPNSGPVILASNHLAVMDSFYLPLVVRRRITFLAKSEYFTGTGLKGWFQRWFFTAVGQVPIDRTDADSAQAALNTAQQVLGQGKVLGMYPEGTRSPDGRLYKGKTGLARLALETGVPVIPVAMIGTNVVNPPGTNMLRFGRVTVRFGKPMDFSRFDGMAGNRFIERAVIDEVVYELMGLSGQEYVDIYAASLKKGGDDAAANGEAARIPETAAG from the coding sequence ATGTGGTACTGGCTATTCAAGTACGTGCTCCTCGGCCCGCTGCTGTCGCTGCTGGGACGCCCGAAAGTTGAAGGCCTAGAACATGTTCCGAATTCGGGACCGGTGATCCTGGCCAGCAACCACCTGGCGGTGATGGACAGCTTCTACCTTCCGCTGGTGGTGCGGCGCCGAATCACGTTCCTGGCCAAGTCGGAATATTTCACCGGCACCGGCCTGAAGGGCTGGTTCCAGCGGTGGTTCTTCACCGCCGTCGGCCAGGTGCCGATCGACCGCACCGACGCCGACAGCGCCCAAGCCGCGCTGAACACCGCGCAGCAGGTGCTGGGCCAGGGCAAGGTGCTGGGCATGTATCCCGAGGGCACGCGGTCGCCGGACGGCCGGCTGTACAAGGGCAAGACGGGCCTGGCGCGGTTGGCCCTGGAGACCGGAGTCCCGGTGATCCCGGTCGCGATGATCGGCACCAACGTCGTCAACCCGCCCGGGACGAACATGCTGCGCTTCGGCCGGGTCACCGTCCGCTTCGGCAAGCCGATGGACTTCTCCCGGTTCGACGGGATGGCCGGCAATCGCTTCATCGAACGCGCCGTCATCGACGAAGTGGTCTACGAGCTGATGGGGCTGTCCGGCCAGGAATACGTCGACATTTATGCGGCGAGCCTGAAAAAGGGCGGTGACGACGCGGCGGCCAACGGCGAGGCCGCGCGGATCCCCGAGACGGCCGCCGGCTAG
- a CDS encoding ArsA family ATPase: MSESTEFRAPAPARISLFVGKGGVGKSTLACATAVGAASAGQRVLVVSTDQAHSLGDVLGVPVSPSQGERVRVFADLETGHAEAGGGFLDALALDTLALLEARWHDVVATLDRRFPDSELSTIAPEELSALPGVQEVLGLHAVGELSRSGEWDSVVVDCASTADALRMLTLPATFGLYVERAWPRHRRLSVTADDARSAAVVALLERISSHVESLGALLTDGDLVGAHLVLTPERVVAAEAARTLGSLALMGVRVKELIVNQVLLQDDSYEYRNLPEHPAFYWYTERIAEQQTVLDELDATIGEVALVMTPHLSGEPIGPKALSGLLDAARRRGGTAPPGPLRPTVDLESGTGLGSIYRMRLALPQLDPSALTLGRVDDDLIISAGGLRRRVRLASVLRRCTVLDAHLRGSELTVRFRPDPEVWPK; encoded by the coding sequence CTGAGTGAGTCCACTGAATTCCGAGCGCCCGCCCCGGCCCGGATCAGCCTTTTCGTCGGCAAAGGCGGGGTAGGGAAATCCACCCTGGCTTGCGCCACCGCCGTCGGTGCGGCAAGCGCCGGGCAGCGGGTGCTTGTGGTCTCCACCGATCAGGCGCATTCGCTGGGTGACGTCCTCGGCGTTCCCGTTTCGCCGAGTCAGGGCGAGCGGGTGCGGGTGTTCGCCGACCTCGAAACCGGCCACGCGGAGGCCGGCGGCGGGTTTCTCGACGCCCTGGCATTGGACACTCTGGCCCTGCTTGAGGCCCGGTGGCATGACGTCGTCGCGACACTGGACCGGCGCTTTCCCGACTCGGAGCTGAGTACCATTGCGCCCGAGGAGCTTTCGGCTCTACCGGGGGTTCAGGAAGTGCTCGGCCTGCACGCCGTCGGCGAGCTGTCCCGCTCCGGGGAGTGGGACAGCGTGGTGGTCGACTGCGCGTCGACCGCCGATGCCCTGCGGATGTTGACGTTGCCCGCCACCTTTGGGCTGTATGTCGAGCGGGCGTGGCCGCGGCACCGCCGGCTGTCGGTGACCGCCGACGACGCACGGTCGGCGGCGGTGGTCGCGCTGCTCGAGCGGATCAGCTCTCATGTGGAGTCGCTTGGCGCGCTGCTCACCGACGGTGATCTGGTCGGTGCGCACCTGGTGCTGACCCCCGAGCGGGTAGTCGCGGCCGAGGCGGCCCGAACGCTGGGGTCGCTCGCCCTGATGGGGGTGCGCGTCAAGGAGCTGATCGTGAACCAGGTTCTGCTGCAAGACGACTCGTATGAGTATCGCAACTTGCCCGAGCACCCCGCCTTCTACTGGTACACCGAGCGCATCGCCGAGCAGCAAACCGTGCTCGACGAGCTCGACGCCACCATCGGTGAGGTGGCGCTGGTGATGACCCCGCACCTGTCCGGCGAGCCGATCGGCCCCAAGGCGCTGAGCGGGCTGCTCGACGCCGCGCGTCGTCGGGGCGGCACGGCGCCGCCGGGACCGCTGCGGCCCACCGTGGACCTCGAATCCGGGACGGGACTAGGGTCCATCTACCGAATGCGGCTAGCGTTGCCGCAACTCGATCCGTCGGCACTGACGTTGGGCCGCGTCGACGACGATCTGATCATTAGCGCCGGGGGACTGCGGCGCAGGGTTAGGTTGGCGTCGGTACTTCGGCGGTGCACGGTGCTGGACGCACATCTGCGGGGTAGCGAGCTGACGGTGCGTTTTCGACCAGATCCGGAGGTGTGGCCGAAGTGA